A region of Candidatus Acidiferrales bacterium DNA encodes the following proteins:
- a CDS encoding Gfo/Idh/MocA family oxidoreductase: MNAGEFKLGILGCGRWGINHVKTAHQLFGKELILVSDPATEACGRVKRISESIAFTTKADGVINHPEINAVIAATPAETHYAVARKLLESGKNVLVEKPITLHPSEAEELIRIAERKRLKLMVGHVLLYHPAVLKLKELVKGGKIGRLQYLYSNRLNFGTVRTEENILWSFAPHDISIIQLLTESNPVRVEARGASFLQSNIEDSTVTYLSYPGNVHAHIFVSWLHPFKEQRLVVIGDRGMMVFEDSAPRDKLKFYPKRFDNVNGTIQKFDGEFEVIPHDDKQPLAEEQCHFMKCVTENLTPLTDGKHALEVLEILDKAGKNLKEMRNGK, from the coding sequence ATGAATGCTGGTGAATTCAAATTAGGAATATTAGGGTGTGGGAGGTGGGGAATAAATCACGTGAAGACGGCTCATCAGCTGTTCGGGAAGGAATTAATTCTGGTTTCCGATCCGGCGACGGAAGCATGCGGCCGAGTGAAAAGGATTTCGGAATCGATTGCGTTTACCACCAAAGCCGATGGGGTGATCAACCATCCGGAGATCAATGCCGTGATTGCAGCAACTCCCGCGGAGACTCACTACGCCGTGGCGCGGAAACTTCTCGAAAGCGGGAAAAATGTCCTGGTCGAAAAACCGATAACTCTTCATCCGTCGGAGGCTGAAGAGCTGATTCGAATTGCGGAGAGAAAGAGATTGAAACTGATGGTGGGCCACGTTCTTCTGTACCATCCTGCGGTGCTGAAGCTGAAGGAGCTTGTCAAAGGCGGGAAGATAGGGAGGCTTCAGTATCTGTACAGCAACAGGTTAAATTTCGGCACTGTGCGGACGGAAGAAAACATACTATGGAGTTTCGCTCCGCACGATATTTCGATAATTCAGTTGCTGACGGAGTCGAATCCGGTTCGAGTCGAAGCCCGTGGAGCATCGTTCCTGCAGAGCAACATCGAAGACTCGACTGTAACATACTTGTCTTACCCGGGAAATGTTCACGCGCATATATTTGTAAGCTGGCTTCACCCGTTCAAAGAACAGAGGCTGGTGGTGATCGGCGATAGGGGGATGATGGTGTTCGAAGACAGTGCCCCAAGAGACAAGCTGAAGTTTTATCCGAAGAGGTTCGATAACGTCAACGGCACGATACAGAAGTTCGACGGCGAGTTCGAGGTTATCCCGCACGACGACAAGCAGCCGCTTGCGGAAGAACAATGCCATTTTATGAAATGCGTAACAGAGAATCTGACACCTTTGACCGACGGAAAACATGCGCTCGAAGTCCTGGAAATACTCGACAAAGCCGGGAAGAACCTAAAGGAAATGAGGAACGGAAAATGA
- a CDS encoding DapH/DapD/GlmU-related protein translates to MNDEKMHPGASEKKYYVDEHAVVDADVEIGEGTKVWHFSHVQSGAKIGHHCVIGQNVNVGNNVTIGNYVKIQNNVSIYEGVTLEDYVFCGPSMVFTNILDPRSKYPQVGSKYYIKTLVKEGASLGANCTVVCGHTIGRFAFVGAGAVVTKDIPDFALVVGNPAKIMGWVSEAGRKLEFDKNGVAYCEKSKREYKLEDGIVREIAQ, encoded by the coding sequence ATGAATGATGAGAAGATGCATCCCGGTGCATCCGAGAAGAAATACTATGTCGACGAACATGCCGTCGTGGATGCTGATGTAGAAATTGGAGAAGGTACAAAGGTTTGGCACTTCTCGCATGTCCAATCGGGAGCGAAGATCGGGCATCATTGCGTGATCGGGCAGAATGTAAACGTTGGGAATAATGTAACAATCGGTAACTACGTGAAGATTCAAAACAACGTTTCAATTTATGAAGGGGTGACGCTTGAGGATTACGTTTTCTGCGGGCCATCCATGGTATTTACGAATATTCTGGATCCCAGATCAAAGTATCCTCAGGTCGGGTCTAAATATTACATCAAGACATTGGTAAAGGAGGGAGCTTCGCTTGGAGCGAACTGTACGGTCGTGTGTGGACACACGATAGGCAGGTTTGCGTTTGTCGGAGCCGGCGCCGTCGTGACAAAGGACATTCCTGATTTTGCGCTCGTGGTTGGAAACCCTGCAAAAATAATGGGTTGGGTGAGCGAAGCGGGAAGGAAGCTGGAGTTCGATAAGAATGGGGTTGCCTACTGCGAGAAATCAAAAAGGGAATATAAGTTGGAAGATGGAATCGTGAGGGAGATTGCTCAATGA
- a CDS encoding DegT/DnrJ/EryC1/StrS family aminotransferase produces MKVPLLDLKAQYSSMKREIDEALIRVAESQHFILGPEVETLEKKLASYLGCKYAIGVSSGTDALLVALMAIDLEPGDEVIVPTFSFFATAGVVARLNAVPVFTDIDPVSFNMDPKDVERKITKKTKCIMPVHLYGQSADMAVVMEIAEKHSLKVVEDAAQAIGVQYKDGRRVGTIGDIGCYSFFPSKNLGGFGDGGVVVTNDDTLGEKLRIMRVHGGKPKYYHRMIGGNFRLDALQAAVLNIKLPYLDGWSEKRRENAALYTRLFVEKGLAEKEGVTSFNDRNMVLLPKAVYAAAGHKNHHIYNQYVIRVERRDELRKCLTDNEIGTEIYYPVPFHRQECFAYLKCNDKDYPHSNFAAEHSLALPIYPELTNEQIEWVVDSIAKFLKRN; encoded by the coding sequence ATGAAAGTTCCACTGCTGGATTTAAAAGCGCAATACAGTTCAATGAAACGTGAGATCGACGAAGCATTAATCAGGGTTGCCGAGTCACAGCACTTCATACTCGGGCCTGAAGTAGAGACATTAGAGAAGAAATTGGCTTCATATTTAGGTTGCAAATATGCGATAGGCGTTTCCTCCGGCACAGATGCACTTTTAGTTGCGTTAATGGCGATCGATTTAGAGCCCGGAGATGAAGTCATTGTCCCGACGTTCTCATTTTTTGCAACTGCCGGAGTCGTTGCACGATTGAATGCTGTACCTGTCTTTACAGATATCGACCCCGTTTCATTCAATATGGATCCGAAGGATGTCGAGAGAAAGATAACGAAGAAGACTAAATGTATAATGCCGGTGCATTTGTACGGACAAAGCGCGGACATGGCTGTCGTGATGGAGATCGCTGAGAAGCACTCGTTGAAAGTAGTTGAAGATGCTGCGCAGGCTATCGGGGTACAGTATAAAGACGGCAGAAGAGTTGGGACCATTGGAGATATCGGATGCTATTCCTTCTTCCCGAGTAAGAACCTGGGAGGATTTGGAGACGGAGGAGTGGTCGTGACAAACGACGATACCCTCGGAGAGAAGTTAAGAATAATGAGAGTCCACGGCGGCAAGCCGAAATATTATCACAGGATGATCGGTGGAAATTTCAGATTAGATGCGTTGCAGGCAGCAGTGTTGAACATTAAACTGCCTTACCTTGATGGATGGTCGGAGAAGAGACGTGAGAATGCTGCCTTATACACGCGGCTGTTCGTTGAAAAGGGACTCGCGGAGAAGGAGGGGGTTACATCGTTCAACGACAGGAACATGGTACTTCTTCCGAAGGCTGTATACGCCGCCGCCGGACACAAGAATCATCACATTTACAATCAATATGTAATCCGTGTCGAGAGAAGAGACGAACTCAGGAAATGCCTTACGGATAATGAAATCGGTACGGAGATATATTATCCTGTGCCGTTTCATCGGCAGGAATGCTTTGCATATCTGAAATGCAATGACAAAGATTATCCTCATTCAAACTTTGCCGCGGAGCACTCCCTGGCGCTCCCGATTTATCCCGAATTGACTAATGAACAAATCGAATGGGTCGTAGATTCGATAGCCAAATTTTTGAAGAGAAATTAG